One window of the Terriglobales bacterium genome contains the following:
- a CDS encoding PLP-dependent aminotransferase family protein, with protein MSLCKMIKPVNGEGPLYGRLLAALEAAIQEGTLSPGSRLPSERDLAEELGMSRTTVTTAYRELESRGLVRGHVGRGTFVCAPPQADDAPFAWRGKVSTRVQRTSDRDFHELLHDSVNPALISFAAGCPAVDCFPFDEYQRIAQQVMKREGPRILGLAATEGQPALRRALAARMDVKPDKVLVVSGSQQALDLLARCLLDPGDTVLMERPSYVGAIRSFRSAGANLVGWDVSRNDFDELEDLILRYRPKLFYINPTFQNPTGRTLALRERRDLLKLAARYRLPVIEDDAYRELCYEGPPPPSLRELDEHNIIIYLSTFSKVLAPGLRLGWIVASESIVDQLAEIKLTLDHFTEGLGQLVVAEMLRTGLFDHHVKKVRGEHKKRRDALVGSLRRELPPRTLEFSVPGGGMYLWCRLAQHLESKSLLRAAMAGGVVFANGELFYPDPCGGRELRLCYSALPVEKIEEGVRRLARSLGSAELRRPAAERQTMPMV; from the coding sequence GTGAGTCTCTGCAAGATGATCAAGCCCGTGAACGGTGAGGGTCCGCTCTACGGGCGGTTGCTGGCCGCCCTGGAAGCAGCCATCCAGGAAGGCACGCTGTCGCCGGGATCGCGGCTGCCCTCGGAGCGCGATCTGGCGGAAGAGCTGGGCATGAGCCGCACCACCGTCACCACAGCGTACCGGGAACTGGAGTCACGCGGCCTGGTGCGCGGACACGTGGGCCGCGGCACGTTCGTTTGCGCTCCGCCGCAAGCCGATGACGCGCCCTTCGCCTGGCGCGGCAAGGTCTCCACACGCGTACAGCGCACCAGCGATCGCGACTTCCACGAGCTGCTGCACGACTCGGTGAATCCGGCACTGATCTCCTTCGCCGCCGGGTGTCCCGCAGTGGACTGCTTCCCGTTTGACGAGTATCAGCGCATCGCCCAGCAGGTGATGAAACGCGAGGGGCCACGAATCCTGGGACTGGCCGCCACCGAGGGCCAGCCGGCGCTGCGCCGGGCCCTGGCCGCGCGTATGGATGTAAAGCCGGACAAGGTGCTGGTGGTTTCCGGTTCCCAGCAGGCGCTGGATCTGCTGGCTCGCTGCCTGCTTGACCCGGGCGACACGGTGTTGATGGAGCGTCCCAGCTACGTGGGCGCCATCCGGAGCTTCCGTTCAGCCGGAGCCAATCTGGTGGGCTGGGACGTGAGTCGGAACGATTTCGACGAACTCGAAGACCTGATCCTGCGCTATCGGCCGAAACTGTTCTACATCAACCCGACCTTCCAGAACCCGACGGGCCGCACGCTGGCGCTGCGCGAGCGTCGCGATCTGCTGAAGCTGGCGGCACGGTATCGCTTGCCGGTGATTGAGGACGACGCGTATCGCGAGCTGTGCTACGAAGGACCGCCGCCCCCGAGCCTTCGCGAACTCGACGAGCACAACATCATCATCTACCTGAGCACGTTCTCGAAAGTCCTGGCGCCGGGACTGCGACTGGGTTGGATTGTGGCCAGCGAGAGCATCGTGGACCAATTAGCCGAGATCAAGCTGACCCTCGACCATTTCACCGAGGGCCTGGGACAGTTGGTGGTGGCGGAGATGCTCCGCACCGGGTTGTTCGACCATCACGTGAAAAAAGTGCGCGGCGAACACAAGAAGCGCCGCGATGCTCTGGTGGGCTCGCTGCGTCGCGAACTGCCGCCGCGAACGCTGGAGTTTTCCGTGCCGGGCGGCGGGATGTATCTGTGGTGCCGTCTGGCGCAGCACTTGGAGAGCAAGTCGCTGCTGCGGGCGGCCATGGCCGGCGGCGTGGTGTTCGCCAACGGCGAGCTGTTCTATCCCGACCCCTGCGGGGGGCGGGAATTGCGGTTGTGCTACTCCGCTCTGCCGGTGGAGAAGATCGAAGAGGGGGTGCGTCGGCTGGCGCGCAGCCTTGGTTCGGCGGAGTTGCGCCGACCGGCTGCCGAGCGGCAAACCATGCCGATGGTGTAA
- a CDS encoding PaaI family thioesterase — protein sequence MAKKKHVHGHATAQLPLRRNHCFACGRDNPDGMHLRFYYDEDRRCFVSRFRLPRRFQGPPGHAHGGIIATVLDEAMGKVNKLRSVIALTSQMKVEYLKPVPLRKPLLVEAHEVRVRGRRHLNAAEIRNEKGEVLARSRGTFIAIDPHKMFAKHMRGLRTS from the coding sequence ATGGCGAAGAAGAAGCACGTACACGGCCACGCCACCGCGCAACTGCCGCTGCGGCGCAACCACTGCTTTGCCTGCGGAAGGGATAATCCTGACGGCATGCATCTGCGCTTTTACTATGACGAGGATCGCCGCTGCTTCGTTTCCAGGTTCCGGCTGCCGCGGCGCTTCCAGGGACCGCCGGGACACGCCCATGGCGGCATCATCGCCACGGTGCTCGATGAAGCCATGGGCAAGGTAAACAAGCTGCGGTCGGTCATCGCCCTGACTTCGCAGATGAAAGTGGAGTACTTGAAACCCGTGCCGTTACGAAAGCCGCTGCTGGTGGAAGCGCACGAAGTTCGCGTACGCGGCCGGCGACACCTGAATGCGGCGGAGATCCGCAACGAGAAAGGCGAGGTACTGGCGCGCAGCCGCGGAACTTTCATCGCCATCGACCCGCACAAGATGTTCGCCAAACACATGCGGGGACTGCGGACCAGCTAA
- the pdxS gene encoding pyridoxal 5'-phosphate synthase lyase subunit PdxS, whose amino-acid sequence MSEANGTGGLRLKTGLAEMLKGGVIMDVTNAEQAKIAEDAGAVAVMALERVPAQIRAEGGVARMASPRKIREIMEAVTIPVMAKCRIGHFAEAQILEALGVDYIDESEVLTPADEEHHVDKHAFRVPFVCGARNLGEALRRISEGAAMIRTKGEAGTGDVVHAVKHMRAIMKDMRALTTLREDELYTRAKELQAPVELVRLVAKEGKLPVPNFSAGGIATPADAALVMQLGAEAVFVGSGIFMKNSTEFADPEDAMRRARAIVRATTHYQDPAVLLEVSEDLIGAMRGLAVAGLAEADMLQKRGW is encoded by the coding sequence ATGTCAGAGGCCAATGGAACGGGCGGCCTCCGCCTGAAGACGGGCCTGGCGGAGATGCTCAAGGGCGGCGTCATTATGGACGTGACCAACGCCGAGCAGGCCAAGATCGCTGAGGACGCGGGAGCGGTCGCGGTGATGGCTCTGGAGCGAGTGCCGGCGCAGATCCGTGCCGAAGGCGGCGTGGCGCGCATGGCCTCGCCGCGGAAGATCCGCGAGATCATGGAAGCGGTCACCATTCCGGTAATGGCCAAGTGCCGCATCGGGCATTTCGCCGAGGCACAGATCCTGGAAGCGCTGGGCGTGGACTATATCGACGAGTCGGAAGTGTTGACGCCGGCCGACGAAGAGCATCATGTGGACAAGCATGCCTTCCGCGTCCCCTTTGTCTGCGGCGCGCGCAACCTGGGCGAGGCGTTGCGGCGCATCAGCGAAGGCGCGGCCATGATCCGCACCAAGGGCGAAGCCGGCACCGGCGACGTGGTGCACGCCGTGAAGCACATGCGCGCCATCATGAAAGACATGCGCGCGCTCACCACCCTGCGCGAGGACGAACTGTACACTCGCGCCAAAGAACTGCAGGCGCCGGTCGAGCTGGTTCGCCTAGTAGCTAAGGAGGGCAAGCTGCCGGTGCCCAACTTTTCCGCCGGCGGCATCGCTACGCCGGCCGACGCCGCCCTGGTCATGCAGCTGGGCGCGGAGGCGGTGTTCGTCGGCTCGGGCATCTTCATGAAGAATTCCACCGAGTTCGCCGATCCGGAAGATGCCATGCGCCGGGCGCGCGCCATCGTGCGGGCGACCACGCATTACCAGGATCCGGCCGTACTGCTCGAAGTCAGCGAAGACCTGATCGGCGCGATGCGCGGCCTGGCGGTCGCCGGCCTCGCCGAAGCGGACATGTTGCAGAAGCGCGGCTGGTAG
- the coxB gene encoding cytochrome c oxidase subunit II, with protein sequence MLVVIWLITLVSTYFFYTGQWSPLPLASAHGAAIDKQMALTMVLMGVVFLAAQLGLGLFVWKYRDRSGAPAATYSHGHIGLEWTWTALTAVLFVGLNLMGYNVWAANRIHGAGPNAMQVEVTAVQFTWYFRYPGPDGKFGRVDYQKSDASLGNEGALGLDDTDPASKDDIVAGVLMLPVNKEVDATLRAQDVIHNFNVPAMRVKQDAVPGLMVHTHFTPTQTGDFEVACAELCGLGHYKMRGTVRVVSEQEFNQWMAERQAEKQQQ encoded by the coding sequence TTGTTGGTCGTTATCTGGCTGATCACCCTAGTCAGTACCTACTTTTTCTACACCGGGCAGTGGTCGCCGCTGCCGCTGGCCTCGGCGCACGGCGCTGCCATCGACAAGCAGATGGCGCTGACCATGGTGCTGATGGGCGTGGTGTTTCTGGCCGCGCAACTGGGGTTGGGACTGTTCGTCTGGAAATATCGCGACCGCAGCGGCGCCCCGGCCGCCACGTACTCGCACGGACACATCGGCCTGGAGTGGACCTGGACCGCGCTGACGGCGGTTCTGTTCGTCGGGCTGAACCTGATGGGTTACAACGTGTGGGCGGCCAACCGCATTCACGGCGCCGGGCCCAACGCCATGCAGGTGGAAGTGACGGCGGTGCAATTCACCTGGTACTTCCGCTATCCGGGGCCGGACGGCAAGTTCGGCCGCGTGGATTACCAGAAGAGCGACGCCTCACTGGGCAATGAGGGAGCCCTGGGCCTGGATGACACCGACCCCGCCAGCAAGGACGACATCGTCGCCGGCGTGCTGATGCTTCCCGTCAACAAGGAAGTGGACGCTACCTTGCGGGCGCAGGACGTCATCCACAACTTCAATGTGCCGGCCATGCGCGTGAAGCAGGACGCCGTCCCCGGTCTCATGGTCCACACGCATTTCACCCCTACCCAGACCGGCGACTTCGAAGTTGCGTGCGCTGAGTTGTGCGGGTTGGGACATTACAAGATGCGGGGCACGGTGCGCGTGGTCAGCGAGCAGGAGTTCAACCAGTGGATGGCGGAACGCCAGGCAGAGAAGCAACAACAGTGA
- a CDS encoding radical SAM protein, with protein MPELNTRSYHANNFVRAFRRWFVPYVQSRVYSDQFRPLLSYLFTEWKCNVDCHYCWAFNNKVKGMTEETAIRSIDWLKSVGCRVIAIMGGEPLLRRDMILKVVDYGTKNGFFVYLPTNGILMNEDFVDRVGDAGVAAINLAVDALEERPGLPKNFKRIEKQFKYLVKQQRQYGYMIVFNTNICRNNIDDVYKLTEIAHDNGISTDVHINEPPYIEQPHFQHLNDNVTYILREDWPRVDALLDWLIEKNAQGYIMVNSKDHLRKMKDFMRGVTYPWNCRAGWNSCVIRTDGTLAPCFPMYSAKTDWGQIWDHKFDFQQLEEMKKVCNSHCLSTCQYVLGYYYNNNNVLRWIIKQGLHGWSGRPSTDA; from the coding sequence ATGCCGGAGCTCAACACGCGGAGTTACCACGCCAACAACTTTGTGCGTGCGTTCCGCCGCTGGTTTGTGCCCTACGTGCAGTCGCGGGTGTATTCCGACCAGTTCCGCCCGTTGCTTTCCTATCTGTTCACCGAATGGAAATGCAACGTGGACTGCCACTACTGCTGGGCGTTCAACAACAAGGTCAAGGGCATGACGGAGGAGACCGCCATCCGTTCCATCGACTGGCTGAAGTCGGTGGGATGCCGGGTTATCGCCATCATGGGCGGCGAACCGCTGCTGCGCCGCGACATGATCCTGAAGGTGGTCGACTACGGCACCAAGAACGGGTTCTTCGTCTACCTGCCCACCAATGGCATCCTGATGAACGAGGATTTTGTGGACCGGGTGGGCGACGCCGGCGTGGCCGCCATCAATCTCGCCGTCGACGCGCTGGAGGAGAGGCCCGGGCTGCCCAAGAACTTCAAGCGTATCGAGAAGCAGTTCAAGTACCTGGTGAAGCAGCAGCGGCAGTACGGCTATATGATCGTCTTCAACACCAACATCTGCCGCAACAACATCGACGACGTGTACAAGCTAACCGAGATCGCGCACGACAACGGCATCTCCACCGACGTGCACATCAACGAGCCCCCTTATATCGAGCAGCCTCACTTCCAGCACCTGAATGACAACGTCACCTACATCCTGCGCGAGGACTGGCCTCGTGTGGACGCGCTGCTGGACTGGCTGATTGAGAAGAACGCCCAGGGCTACATCATGGTCAATTCCAAAGACCACCTGCGGAAGATGAAGGACTTCATGCGCGGCGTGACGTATCCCTGGAACTGCCGCGCGGGATGGAACTCGTGCGTCATCCGTACCGACGGGACCCTGGCTCCTTGCTTCCCCATGTATTCGGCCAAGACCGACTGGGGACAGATCTGGGACCACAAGTTCGATTTCCAGCAGTTGGAGGAGATGAAGAAAGTGTGCAACTCCCACTGTCTGTCGACCTGCCAGTACGTCCTCGGCTACTACTACAACAACAACAACGTGCTGCGCTGGATCATCAAGCAAGGGCTGCACGGCTGGTCGGGACGGCCATCCACCGACGCCTAG
- the pdxT gene encoding pyridoxal 5'-phosphate synthase glutaminase subunit PdxT, whose product MKTGVLAIQGDFDAHRKRLEELGAEVVLVKKAEHLDAVDALVIPGGESTTFLKFLERGGFFERLRAFARTKPVFGTCAGAILLAREVLNPPQASLGALDVRVRRNAYGRQLESSIRCGETRLAGGPLEMVFIRAPRIEAAGPGVEVLATESGDPVLVRQGKVMAATFHPELSADPRVHKAFLELAHNGSR is encoded by the coding sequence ATGAAGACCGGAGTTCTCGCCATTCAGGGCGATTTTGACGCTCATCGCAAGCGTCTCGAAGAACTGGGCGCGGAAGTCGTCCTGGTGAAAAAGGCCGAGCACCTGGATGCGGTGGACGCGCTCGTAATCCCCGGTGGCGAGTCCACGACCTTCCTCAAATTCCTCGAGCGTGGCGGGTTCTTCGAGCGACTGCGCGCGTTCGCCCGGACGAAGCCCGTGTTCGGCACCTGTGCGGGCGCCATCCTGCTGGCGCGCGAAGTGCTCAATCCGCCGCAAGCGAGTTTGGGGGCACTCGACGTCCGCGTGCGCCGCAATGCCTATGGTCGGCAACTGGAGAGCTCCATCCGCTGCGGCGAGACGCGACTGGCCGGCGGGCCGCTGGAGATGGTGTTCATCCGCGCTCCCAGGATCGAAGCGGCGGGTCCGGGAGTCGAAGTGCTGGCCACCGAGAGCGGCGATCCTGTCCTGGTGCGTCAGGGCAAGGTGATGGCGGCGACCTTCCATCCCGAGCTTTCTGCTGATCCGCGCGTGCACAAGGCCTTCCTGGAGCTGGCGCACAACGGTTCGCGCTGA
- a CDS encoding aminotransferase class V-fold PLP-dependent enzyme — protein MKLPEKPEITLDPQDWSRLRDLGHRMIDDVFRYLETVRDREVWKPIPSQVRDELDSGRPLEPRDPEQVYADFQRLILPYPTGNIHPRFWGWVIGSGTPFGMLAQLLEGVMNCNVFGADQVAVEVERQVIGWFKEAMGYLPEASGILTTGGSASNLVGLTVARNAKAEADIAAEGIQSLPRRMVLYASAETHSSVRKSVELLGLGSHALRMIPVDADFRIRIELLREAIRQDREAGLLPFCVVGNAGTVNTGAFDPLEELADLCRDEDLWLHVDGALGGFAVLSDRLKPLVRGIERADSLALDLHKWLHVQYDAGCVLIRRPHDHHAAYTRPASYLNRAQRGLSGGPLWFNEYGFELSRGFRALRIWMALQEHGFRRYGELVEQNVRQAAYLAGLVADSENLELLAPVPLNVVCFRHTVPGWDEPALAAFNQALLADLQENGVAAPSSTVLNGRFALRVAICNHRSRFEDFVLLVKEVLRLGRERILEAQPAGAAH, from the coding sequence ATGAAACTGCCGGAGAAACCCGAGATCACCCTTGATCCGCAGGATTGGTCCCGTCTGCGCGACCTCGGGCACCGCATGATCGATGATGTGTTCCGCTACCTGGAGACCGTGCGCGATCGCGAGGTATGGAAGCCGATTCCCAGCCAGGTGCGTGACGAACTCGATAGCGGCCGGCCCCTGGAGCCGCGCGATCCGGAACAGGTGTACGCCGACTTCCAGCGGCTGATCCTTCCGTATCCCACCGGTAACATTCATCCCCGCTTCTGGGGTTGGGTCATCGGCAGCGGCACTCCCTTCGGCATGCTGGCCCAGTTGCTGGAAGGTGTGATGAACTGCAACGTGTTTGGCGCGGACCAGGTGGCGGTCGAGGTCGAACGCCAAGTGATCGGGTGGTTCAAGGAAGCGATGGGGTATTTGCCGGAAGCCAGTGGCATTCTCACCACCGGCGGCTCCGCCTCCAACCTCGTGGGGCTCACCGTGGCCCGCAACGCCAAGGCAGAAGCGGATATCGCTGCTGAAGGTATCCAGTCCCTCCCGCGGCGCATGGTCCTCTACGCCTCCGCGGAAACGCACAGTTCGGTACGCAAGTCCGTGGAGCTGCTTGGGCTTGGCTCACACGCCCTGCGCATGATTCCGGTGGACGCCGATTTCCGCATTCGCATCGAACTGCTGCGAGAGGCTATCCGCCAGGACAGGGAAGCGGGCCTCTTGCCATTTTGCGTCGTGGGCAACGCCGGCACGGTGAACACCGGCGCGTTCGATCCGCTGGAGGAGCTGGCGGACCTCTGTCGCGACGAAGACTTGTGGCTCCATGTCGACGGCGCATTGGGTGGGTTCGCGGTGCTCTCTGACCGCCTGAAGCCGCTGGTGCGGGGAATTGAGCGGGCCGATTCGCTCGCCCTCGACCTGCACAAGTGGCTACACGTGCAGTACGACGCCGGCTGCGTGCTCATCCGGCGTCCCCACGATCACCACGCCGCCTATACGCGGCCCGCCTCCTACCTGAACCGGGCCCAGCGGGGCTTGAGCGGCGGCCCGCTCTGGTTCAATGAGTATGGTTTCGAGCTGTCACGGGGATTCCGCGCGCTGCGCATCTGGATGGCGCTGCAGGAACACGGATTCCGCCGGTACGGCGAGTTGGTTGAGCAGAACGTGCGTCAGGCCGCGTATCTGGCCGGACTGGTCGCGGATTCGGAGAATCTGGAGCTGCTCGCTCCGGTTCCCCTCAACGTCGTGTGCTTCCGGCACACCGTCCCGGGGTGGGACGAGCCTGCTCTGGCGGCGTTTAACCAGGCCCTCCTCGCCGACCTGCAGGAAAACGGCGTGGCCGCGCCCTCTTCCACTGTGCTCAACGGGCGGTTCGCGCTGCGCGTGGCCATTTGCAACCATCGCAGCCGTTTCGAGGATTTCGTTCTGCTGGTGAAGGAGGTCCTCCGGCTGGGCCGGGAACGGATTCTGGAGGCCCAACCTGCCGGGGCCGCGCACTGA
- a CDS encoding cbb3-type cytochrome c oxidase subunit I yields MSEVHAEAAVHAHAAPTGFIRKYIFSLDHKVIGIQYYFLALVAVFVGMFLSLLMRIHLVWPMAHLPLLGEIKPETYLTLLTMHGTIMVFFVLTTAPQSGFGNYVLPIQIGAPDMAFPVLNMLSFWTTFLSFVIMLAAFFVEGGAPLHGWTGYAPLSAIPSAGPGQTLGADLWIISIAVFCAASLMGALNFITTTLDLRARGMSLMRLPLTCWSWFITAILGLLAFGVLAAAGILLLLDRNVGTSFFVPGGLVMTGVPVKHQGGSPLLWQHLFWFFGHPEVYIAILPGMGVASQVLSTFSRKPIFGYRAMVYAMLSIGILGFVVWGHHMFMSGMSPYSAFAFSVMTMAIGVPSAIKTFNWLGTIWRGRVRFYTPMLFAIGFVSLFVSGGLSGPFLAQPQLDINLHDTYFVVAHFHLIMGVAAIFGIFAGTYYWFPKMFGRMMNERLGQAHFWLTFIGTYAIFMPMHYLGIAGHPRRYSQLTEVKFLEPLMSLQEFITIAALITIGAQIIFVINLFWSMFKGAKATANPWEATTLEWTVPSPPPHDNFGGRVPVVRHGPYEYAVPGAARDYVMQNEESTVPAHS; encoded by the coding sequence ATGAGCGAAGTGCACGCCGAGGCGGCAGTCCACGCGCATGCCGCGCCCACGGGCTTCATCCGCAAGTACATCTTCAGTCTCGATCACAAGGTCATCGGGATCCAGTACTACTTCCTGGCGCTGGTGGCGGTCTTCGTGGGGATGTTCCTTTCGCTGCTGATGCGCATCCACCTGGTCTGGCCCATGGCGCACCTGCCCCTGCTGGGTGAGATCAAACCGGAAACCTATCTCACGCTGCTCACCATGCACGGCACCATCATGGTGTTTTTCGTGCTCACCACGGCTCCGCAGAGCGGCTTCGGCAACTACGTGCTGCCCATCCAGATCGGCGCACCGGATATGGCCTTCCCGGTGCTGAACATGCTCTCGTTCTGGACCACGTTCCTCTCGTTTGTGATCATGCTGGCCGCTTTCTTCGTCGAGGGCGGAGCGCCGCTGCACGGATGGACAGGATACGCTCCCCTGAGCGCCATACCTTCCGCCGGGCCCGGCCAGACCCTGGGCGCCGACCTCTGGATCATCAGCATTGCAGTATTTTGCGCGGCCTCGCTGATGGGCGCGCTGAATTTCATTACGACGACGCTCGACCTGCGGGCACGTGGTATGTCGCTGATGCGCCTGCCGCTCACCTGCTGGAGCTGGTTTATCACCGCCATCCTCGGGCTGCTGGCCTTTGGCGTACTGGCCGCTGCCGGCATTCTGCTGTTGCTCGACCGCAACGTGGGCACCAGCTTCTTTGTGCCCGGCGGGCTGGTCATGACGGGCGTGCCCGTGAAGCATCAGGGCGGCTCTCCCCTGCTCTGGCAGCACTTGTTCTGGTTCTTCGGACACCCGGAGGTGTACATCGCCATCCTGCCCGGCATGGGCGTGGCTTCGCAGGTGCTGTCAACCTTCTCGCGCAAGCCGATCTTCGGATATCGGGCGATGGTCTACGCCATGCTTTCCATTGGCATTCTGGGTTTTGTGGTTTGGGGGCACCACATGTTCATGAGCGGCATGAGCCCCTATTCGGCCTTTGCCTTCTCGGTGATGACCATGGCCATCGGCGTACCTTCGGCCATCAAGACCTTCAATTGGCTGGGCACTATCTGGCGCGGACGCGTGCGCTTCTATACGCCCATGCTGTTCGCCATCGGCTTCGTTTCCCTGTTCGTGAGCGGCGGGCTGAGCGGGCCCTTCCTGGCGCAGCCGCAGCTCGACATCAACTTGCACGACACGTACTTCGTGGTGGCACACTTCCATCTCATCATGGGCGTAGCTGCGATCTTCGGCATCTTCGCAGGCACCTACTATTGGTTTCCGAAAATGTTCGGGCGCATGATGAACGAGCGCCTGGGACAGGCACACTTCTGGCTGACCTTCATCGGGACCTATGCCATTTTCATGCCCATGCACTACCTGGGCATCGCCGGACATCCGCGGCGCTACTCGCAGCTCACGGAGGTGAAATTCCTGGAGCCGCTGATGAGCCTGCAGGAGTTCATCACCATCGCGGCGCTGATCACCATCGGCGCGCAGATCATTTTTGTCATCAATCTCTTTTGGAGCATGTTCAAGGGCGCCAAGGCCACGGCCAATCCGTGGGAGGCTACGACGCTCGAGTGGACGGTGCCTTCGCCGCCGCCGCATGACAATTTTGGCGGCCGCGTGCCGGTGGTGCGCCACGGGCCCTACGAATACGCCGTGCCCGGCGCTGCCAGGGATTACGTCATGCAAAACGAGGAGAGTACGGTACCCGCGCATTCCTGA
- a CDS encoding sigma-54 dependent transcriptional regulator, with amino-acid sequence MLASITPGPVRRIAIVTTDESVLPDVEKFFAPAFDTRFLQSKGEILPLLHQVPLDALIVDIDTAGEDTEDGLAVLRDLRRINHDFVLIALTRTRSRQVRLKAGEVGADEFFVAPVDFQELRIVLERALERRSMEIENRRLREQVSQKYSFCELIGGSEPMRRVYDAIRRVAQTNTTVMIRGESGTGKELVARAIVRSSPRADKPFISVNCGAIPETLIEAELFGHEKGSFTGAVASRPGHIEAAHGGTLFLDEIGTLPLALQSKLLRVLEDRAVQRIGAKAAKKIDFRLITATNDDLEDGVRKGRFREDLYYRVHVIPIFLPPLRQRQGDIALLVDHFLRLYCAANNVPLKRVDPEVLEVLEENPWRGNVRELENLIQRLVLMVERPVITVKDLPGPILYESTARHEDLLIPEEGIDFVKEMERIEAAYLETALRRVGGKKVAAAQLLRIDPRKMGYLCRKYKI; translated from the coding sequence ATGCTGGCTTCCATCACGCCCGGCCCGGTGCGCCGGATCGCAATCGTGACCACGGACGAATCCGTGCTGCCGGACGTCGAGAAGTTTTTTGCCCCGGCCTTTGACACGCGCTTCCTCCAGTCGAAGGGGGAGATTCTGCCCCTGCTGCACCAGGTGCCCCTTGATGCGCTCATCGTAGACATCGACACGGCCGGCGAGGACACCGAGGACGGGCTGGCCGTGCTGCGCGACCTCCGCCGCATCAACCACGATTTCGTCCTCATTGCCCTTACCCGCACACGCAGCCGCCAGGTTCGCTTGAAGGCAGGGGAGGTCGGTGCGGACGAGTTCTTTGTCGCTCCGGTGGATTTCCAGGAGCTGCGGATTGTGCTGGAACGCGCCCTGGAGAGGCGCAGCATGGAGATCGAGAACCGGCGGCTGCGCGAGCAGGTCTCCCAAAAGTACTCCTTCTGTGAGCTGATCGGGGGCAGCGAGCCCATGCGCCGCGTCTATGACGCCATCCGGCGCGTCGCCCAAACCAATACCACAGTCATGATCCGAGGGGAGAGCGGCACGGGCAAGGAGCTGGTGGCTCGGGCCATCGTCCGCAGCAGCCCGCGGGCGGACAAGCCTTTCATCAGCGTGAATTGCGGGGCCATCCCGGAAACCTTGATCGAGGCGGAGTTGTTCGGACATGAAAAAGGGTCGTTCACGGGCGCGGTCGCCTCACGGCCCGGCCACATCGAAGCGGCCCACGGCGGCACGCTGTTCCTGGACGAGATTGGCACGCTTCCGCTGGCCCTGCAAAGCAAGCTACTGCGCGTACTCGAGGACAGGGCGGTGCAGCGCATCGGCGCCAAGGCGGCCAAAAAGATCGATTTCCGGCTGATTACGGCCACGAACGACGATCTGGAAGACGGCGTCCGCAAAGGACGGTTCCGCGAGGACCTTTACTACCGCGTTCACGTCATCCCCATCTTTCTGCCGCCGCTCCGCCAGAGACAGGGCGACATCGCCCTGCTTGTGGATCACTTCCTCCGGCTGTACTGCGCGGCGAACAATGTCCCTTTGAAGCGGGTGGATCCCGAAGTCCTCGAGGTCTTGGAAGAGAATCCCTGGCGCGGCAACGTGCGCGAGCTCGAAAACCTGATTCAAAGGCTTGTCCTTATGGTGGAACGGCCAGTGATTACCGTAAAAGACCTGCCCGGCCCCATCCTTTACGAAAGCACCGCCCGGCACGAGGATTTGCTCATCCCAGAGGAGGGAATCGACTTCGTGAAGGAGATGGAGCGCATCGAGGCGGCCTATCTCGAGACAGCCCTGCGCCGCGTGGGTGGCAAGAAGGTGGCTGCCGCTCAATTACTCCGTATCGACCCGCGCAAGATGGGCTATCTCTGCCGTAAATACAAGATTTAG
- a CDS encoding class I SAM-dependent methyltransferase, with amino-acid sequence MSDKDRGWDQRYSEDAHGPSQPDDFLLRAWNEHILPRFPVPGSALDVAGGLGRHALWVASQGWQVTLVDSSEVAIARAQAAAAQRGLMLNAVAADLRRYELGNSRFHVILVFFYLERALFPALENALCPGGILLYKTYTREQLRFAGGPRNPEHLLTPGELGRAFPRLQVLDHRETLTERAVAEFAGLRPVQA; translated from the coding sequence ATGAGTGACAAAGACCGAGGCTGGGACCAACGGTATTCCGAAGACGCCCATGGCCCGTCGCAGCCGGACGACTTCCTGTTGCGCGCCTGGAACGAGCACATCCTGCCCCGCTTCCCTGTCCCGGGATCGGCCCTGGATGTGGCCGGCGGTCTGGGCCGCCACGCCCTTTGGGTCGCATCGCAGGGCTGGCAGGTCACGCTGGTGGACTCGTCCGAAGTGGCAATCGCCAGGGCGCAGGCCGCAGCCGCACAGCGTGGCTTGATGCTGAACGCGGTGGCAGCGGACCTCAGACGATACGAGCTTGGAAACTCACGCTTTCACGTGATTCTGGTCTTCTTCTACCTCGAGCGCGCCCTCTTTCCTGCCCTGGAAAATGCGCTCTGCCCGGGCGGCATTCTGCTCTACAAGACGTACACGCGAGAGCAACTGCGGTTCGCGGGCGGCCCTCGCAACCCCGAGCATCTGCTTACACCGGGTGAACTCGGGCGCGCTTTTCCCCGCTTGCAGGTGCTGGATCACCGCGAAACCTTGACCGAGCGAGCTGTGGCGGAGTTTGCAGGGTTGCGGCCCGTGCAGGCGTGA